The Candidatus Methylarchaceae archaeon HK02M2 nucleotide sequence TCTCTCCAAATACATTTGGTAAGAGACCCCGTTCCGCAACCAACATCTAATATCAATTTGGGTTTAATATTGAAGAAGTTAACATACCGTTTTATCAAATATATTAAAAATTCTGCTTGTTTCTTTTGAGTATGTGAATAGAGATCATAAAGATAGGGCTTAGTGAAGATTTCCTTCATCCTTATGATGGTTTCTTCATGATCGGACATGTAACTTATTCCTTAAATTTTTATTTATAAACTCTTTATTTCTTTATATCCCAAAAAACCAGGTTTCATTATTGAGAGTAAAAATAATGGCTTATCAGAATCTCTGTTTATGATACCGTAAATATCCTTTGAATTTACCCTTGCGTAGACAGCTTTTTTTCCAGAAAATGACCTTGAATTGTTTATTCCCATAAGAAGTTCAAAATTACCGCCAAAGGGAAATATGATAAATTCTGTCCAATCCTCTTCCCTTTCGTGAAAATGAAGGTCAATCGTACATTTTGGATTTATTCTAACAATGTGTGCAGTAACCTTTGGGATTGAAGGATTTTCTTCGTCAAGGCTTGAAACATAGATACCTTCATACGGAGTTTTTTCCATTATGGTATTCTCAAAATCAATTTCTTTTACGATCATAGGATCACTAACTCAGCAGTTAAAAAAAAGGGAGGGGTTTTTTGTTTATACTAGTTTATAGTTTATGCCGGTTTATTTAGCCAAGGATCGAAATCTATTCCTTCAGTGACCTCTTCTCCATCCCCGTCTCCAAGTGTAGTTGATGGACCATCCTTATCACCCCACCAGTTATACTGCGCATCATCTGATGGGTCGCCGGATGACCAACCATAATTGTTTACTCCATATCCTACATTTCCGTATATGTTGTTGTAGTTGATAATCGGGTCTGAAGGTTCATCAGATATGTAGATTCCGTCAATATAATTATCAATTATGTTGTTAGGATTATCTTCATCTCCTATTACTGGGTCTGAATCCCCACTACAGTATATACCATAATTGTTGTTTAGGATGTCGTTACTCATGATTTCTGGATCTGATTCGTATAGTTCAATTCCATATTGAGTATTCTGTATCGTATTCCCGACTATAGTTGTAAGACCTACAACTGTACTATCGCAGTAAGTAAGTTCTATACCAGCATAATATGAACCTGAGTTTGAACTACCGATCTTATTTCCTATTATAGATCCTGAGGATTGATCCCAATAGATTAGAGAATAATAGCTGTCCGTTATCGTGTTGTACTGTATGGTTAGACTATTACAGTCGTCTACATCTATAGACCGATCATAAGAACCCATTATCTCATTGTACTCAATTATTGCATTATTTGAGTCCTCTATGTCAATATTCTGCCATATATTGAACGATATGGTATTGCGTGCAATATATACATCGTCGCTTAGATATATTTTCAAGCCTATGTCAGCATTCTCTGAGATTATATTATGTGTAATGCATGCATTATCGCTTTCTTCTATTTCTAAGGCATAGTCAGTCCCCGAGATAGTATTGTAGGTGATCGATAGTGGCTCACATCGATCAACTCTGATTCCTTCACCATCTATTCCTTTAATTACGTTTTTGGTTATATCTACATTGTACATTTCGTAAACCACAATTCCATCATATCCGCCTGATATCAGATTATGCTTCATTGTAAGGCTGACATCGGATGGACTGAGTTCACTACCACCTCCATAGTAATCTCCTGAGCAATAGATTCCATAATCATTACCTAACAGCTTGTTATTTTCTATAGTCACTGTTGGACATCTGCTTAAGTATATGCTGTCACTATCAGTGCTATATATCATGTTGTTGAAGATGTTTAAGCCATCCACATAGTCTGCTTCCATTCCATAATTGTTCGCCGCTATCTTATTGTGCTTAATATCTATGTTAGCTTCATAGGGAGTTGCCTCACCTTCAACATAGTACAGATTATAGTTGTCGATTTCTATGGACTCACCATCATTGTTCGATATGGTGTTTCCTGATATAACGATGTTCGTTGAATCATAGATCTCTATTCCGTAATAGTTACGAGTGATGATGTTGTTGAATATCTCGATGCCGATATTGCAGTCTTCGATATTGATTCCCTCATCGTTGTTCACTATCTTGTTCTGCTTGATCATCCCAGTTGCATCGTTATGAAAGTACAGACCTTCATCACCATTTAGTATAATGCAGTTGAATATCATCAAATCACAGCCATCTACTTCTATAGACTCAAATTGGAGGTCGATAGATGCTTCCCTTCCGTTGATGGTAGTATCAGCTGTAATTGTGGCCCCTCCTGTATAGAGCATGTCTGGATCGAGAACGAAAGTACCTCCTACACCGCCTCCGCCCAATGCTTCGTCTAATGTCATCGATGGCTCTGCATAGGTTATCTGAACTGGAATTACGAGAAGACCTGGTAGTAATAGTAGTGTTGCTATAATTATCGTCTTGATTTTTTGTGTCATTCCATATGCAATGATTAAGAATATTCAAATAAACTTTTTTATCAGTTAACGCCGATAATATATTTCGTGCATGACTACACGAAGATATAATAAAATAATTTTGTTCATAATCTGAATTCTGGACTCTTATCGAATAGTTCCAGATACGTTTTTGTGAAGAGATCTATATATTGACTTGCTTGTTCAGTGGATTTGAGTAAAGTCATTCCTTCGTTTTCTACTTCTATGAGGAAATGTCTCTTTTTTAAAAACTTAATATGTCTTTGTCCAATTTTCGAGTTGAGGTTGCATCGGTTGATTATGCTAGTGAACGATTTAGGTTTCTTACAAAAAGTCAGGATTTCCCAGTAGATTTCGTAAAGAGTCCTCTTATGTTTCACTCTTCGTCTTCCTCTTCTAGCTGTCTTCTGAGTTCCTTCTCAGCTTTGGCGGTTTCTTCCAGCCGTAAATCCCAAGTCGCAGAGTATTTGCTAAAAAAATGGGGGATGGTGAAGCTTGCAGCAGCTATTACGAAGTTGATCACTGTCCCTAGTGCTGGAATGAATATGTCCCATAATGGCGCTCCGATTATCATGTAATTCACTGCTGTTGCAAGGTTGAATGTGCCACTTATCAGGAAGCAGACCCCAGCAATTCTGCTGATTAGCATCATTCTCTTAATTGTAGTTTTGTTCTCCCGGTAGTTGGCTATCATTTTAACTATTAGACCTGTGAGGCCTTCATCATCTAAACTTGCTTTCTTCTTCTCATAATCATCTTTTATATCAGTGGCACCATCTAATGTCTCGGCACTTGATATAATCCATCCCAGGGAGATTGCAGATGCTAGGAATCCAAGTATCACCAGAGTTACCTCAGGTAGTAGCAAGTTCTTAGCTTGAATCAGTGTAAATATATTCTGGACTCCGATACTTATTGCGAGGGACATTGCTAGTCCTCCGAAGACTATATTCATTATTGCTAGTCCATGAAGACTTTTCAATTCACGTTGAAACTTAGCCGTGGTTTCAGTTAGCATTTATTTCACCTTAAAAAAAGGTTAAATGAAGGATACTAATAAAACAGTACGAAACATAGTTACATACTTAAGGTGCTTGTCAGATTTTTATGTTATTTATTTTATATATAAAATCAGTTTTTATTTCCGATCCTTTAGTAAATCTAATAATAAAAAATATTTCTTTATTGATATTATCTTATCACTAATCGCCTTCAATATTTACTTTACCATGACATCTTCATAACATGCGCCAATTGATTGTTAGTGATATGTAGATATACACTAGGGAAAAACAATAATACAAATATAAGTGATGGAAGTTTATCACAAAATACCTAAAAGACGAATCCGAATATAAGACCCCAATCCAAAAATCAACTATTGTGATTTTCCAAGGTTCATTAAACACCCTCCTTGATTAAATTTTTATTATCTTTATCATCTAAAATTTGATATCTATAGTATCTTTTTTCTCTAATTTTCTTATCAAAGCTAAACTTTATAAATCCAAATACTATCTATGATCCAACTAAAAACTTAGCAAT carries:
- a CDS encoding right-handed parallel beta-helix repeat-containing protein; this translates as MTQKIKTIIIATLLLLPGLLVIPVQITYAEPSMTLDEALGGGGVGGTFVLDPDMLYTGGATITADTTINGREASIDLQFESIEVDGCDLMIFNCIILNGDEGLYFHNDATGMIKQNKIVNNDEGINIEDCNIGIEIFNNIITRNYYGIEIYDSTNIVISGNTISNNDGESIEIDNYNLYYVEGEATPYEANIDIKHNKIAANNYGMEADYVDGLNIFNNMIYSTDSDSIYLSRCPTVTIENNKLLGNDYGIYCSGDYYGGGSELSPSDVSLTMKHNLISGGYDGIVVYEMYNVDITKNVIKGIDGEGIRVDRCEPLSITYNTISGTDYALEIEESDNACITHNIISENADIGLKIYLSDDVYIARNTISFNIWQNIDIEDSNNAIIEYNEIMGSYDRSIDVDDCNSLTIQYNTITDSYYSLIYWDQSSGSIIGNKIGSSNSGSYYAGIELTYCDSTVVGLTTIVGNTIQNTQYGIELYESDPEIMSNDILNNNYGIYCSGDSDPVIGDEDNPNNIIDNYIDGIYISDEPSDPIINYNNIYGNVGYGVNNYGWSSGDPSDDAQYNWWGDKDGPSTTLGDGDGEEVTEGIDFDPWLNKPA